From the genome of Mycoplasmopsis bovis PG45:
AAATCCTTCAACTAGTTTATCTGCATCTGCAATTTCATGACCATCATGAATAGTTGATCTGTATAATGCTCCATCGATTGCGCCTGCAATTTGACTAGTAGCATCATCAGTAACTGATGCTTTAACTAAAACTTTATCTTTATTCTTTTCTAGATTTAGTATTGATTGAAGAGAAACTAAAGCACTTCTTAAATTATTTAAAGTAAAGAATTTTTTGTTTGCTACTTCTTTTTCAGTTTCGGTAGCGTTAGGTTTCTTTTCGATTTCTCTTACTTCTTTAAGAAGTCTTTCGATTTCATCTTTCATTCATTTTTCATTAGCATCACTAATTACATCTTTAAGTGGCATTATGTATCCAGATAACTTAGCAAATGTTTTCCAGTTTTCTTCTTCTGTTCCAGTGTGAGTGTTTTTTCCTGTGTATAGTCATGATAAGAATTTCTTAGTAGCCCTGTTTTCAGGTGTATTAGTGTCTCTTTCTTTAGATGTGTCAACAGCCAAAATACTTGATCCACCTTCAGCAAAAATTTGATCTTTGCCTTCAGACATTAATGTAAGTTGTGGTAATAAATAAACATCTTCAAACTTAGCATTATTTTTTTCAAAGTCTTTAACTAGTGTTCCATCTTTTAATTTTGAAAATAGTTTTCTAGACACACTTGAAAGCATTCTTTGATTAGTTCCAACACTAGCTAAAATGCTAATAGCGCTCTTAAATTCACGAATGTTTCATGAACCTCATTCTTGTATCCCATGTTCCATATACTTAATTGATGAAAATACTTTGCTATTTTCGTTAACTTTCTTTACATGTCTTTTAATTGACTTAGTTGTATATGTATCTCATAATTCTTTAAATATTTTTACATATTCAGGATTATTTGGAAGATTGTATTCAACACGTGTTGGCTTCTTTTGATCGCCAGTTAAAACTAATTTTCAAATGACATCGTTTTCAGTTTTTCCAATTCTAGACTTAAACTCTTTTAAAAATGCTTGAGCATTGTAGTCAATTGATAAAACTTCACCAGTGATTGTGTCAGCGTCAACTTTACTTTGATCTAATGTTGTTCCATCATGAAATTTAACAGCTAATTCACGTATTTTTTCCATTGATTTAAAGGTCTTTTCGTCAACTTTAAAACCTTTAAATGGTTCACCTTCTTTGAGTTTTAGTGCTCTTCAAATGCTTTTTTCTGGTAAGTCATTACCTTTGCCAGGTTGTGCTGCTTCTTTAGCTCTTTTTGGAATATCTGCAGTTCAGTCAACTTCTCCTTTACCATCTTCAATCATTTTAAGCATAAAGTAAAGTGCATCTAAATTAAATGCCAATGCATCTGTGTCAGCATTATCAAAAGGTATGTTGTAAACTCTAGATTTATCTGCTTGACCTGATAATATAGAGTGTAGATCAGCTATGCTTTGATTAAATATATCTTTTTTAATTCCAACATCACTAAGGTCCATTAATCTGTTATATTGGTTAATTACGTATGCGCCAGATTGAGCACCAAGAATAATGTTTGGAACATCCTTAAAGTTTCCTGATTCTATATTGTCTTTTGCTCTTCTAGCTAAAACAAATTCTGATGTTGTATTATGATCATCAGCATAAGACATCTTAACAGGCATAAAATCTTTTTGGCCTTTAAATGTTTTGTTGTAATACTCTGCAAAAGGTGCTAATCCACCAGAAAGAGGTCATGATTTACGGTGACCTATTTGAAATACTATAGATTTTGTTTCATTACCGTCCCCACATTTAGCAGCAACTATTGGTGCTAATGCCATTAGTGGAGCTATTCCTCATAGTAGTTTTTTTGCCTTCATTTAAAACCTCATTACAAATAAATAAAATAATTAGAAACTAATTATCTAAATATATATTTTAAAACTTATGCAAAATTAATTGCTTGAATGTGGAATTATCCATATTTTTAGCCTTAATTTGTGCTATTTTTAGCATTTTTGAAAGAACTAGCTAATTTTAAGAAAATAAAAAGGCATATTGCCTTCTTTAAAATTTAATTAGCTTTATTAGCACTATTAGCTTGTTCTAAAACAACAGGATCAACCAATAATTCATTAATCATATTTTCTTCATATAAGTCTTCTTTATTAGGCAATAAGAATGTTTTGACTAACACAGCAATTGCCATAAATATTGCTGCACCTATAATGTAAGTGTCTGCAAAATTAAATGTTCCTAGTTCTCTATTTGATCACTTTTCAATAAATGGTGAAAATATAATATCTTTAACTGTGTTATTAAATCTCATTCTGTCAATGAAATTACCTATGTCGCCTGCCGCTACTGCAGCACATAAAACAATCATTAAATTTGTTTTTACAAAAAGCGGGATTGTTAACAAGAAAACGAATAAAAGAATGCTAGTAAAATGGATGAAATTAAAAGTTGCATTAGAAAGCTGACCGAATCTAGAAAAAATGGTAACACCATGGTGGGCAACTGACCTAAATCCAATTATTCCATAGTCAAATACTACTGTAGGATCTCCCCTAAACCCTGAAGAAGCACTAGGATCAGGAACTGGATAAAAATAAACATTTTTAGTTACTTGATCAATTACTAATAAAATTACAAATGTTACTATAAATATGGCATATTTGATTAATATTGATGTGTAATTTGTCTTTATGTAAACTTTTCAAGAACTATAAAATGTTTTAATTCTCTGTATAAAAGTTTCTTTGTTTTCTTTTTTGTTTCTCATATTATTTTCCATTTATTTTTTGTACTATTTTATAACATAATGGGCATAAATTGTCTTTGATTTGAGCTGGAGCAAAGTGGTTTCAACATCTATTACACTTTACTGAATTAAATGATTCAACTTTAGAAACATTTCCAAATTCGATTACTCCTACCATTAATAGTTGTTTAAGATCATATCCCTTGATTAATTCGCTAGGATTTTTAATTGTCACTTTAGCTTCATTGGTTCTCTTAATTAAACCATTTTTAATAGCGTTTTCTAATAGTAAATTAACTTCATCTTTTAAAACAAAAAACTCATCTCACTCTTTTAAAACATTTGCATCATATTTCTTAACTACATCAAAGCTTTCTAAGTGAATGCTTTCTAGTTTATTTATTTTATTAAAATGCATATATGCATCTTCAGCTGTAGTTGGAATAATAGGTGCTATTGCTTTAATCAAAAAGTTAGTTATATCATAAAAGTTTGCTAAAGTCATCATTCTTTCATTAGAATTAAACTCGTGCACGTATAAAATATCTTTTGTTATGTTTAAATAGAAGCTAGATAATTCAACAACATATTTATTTATGGTCTTTATAACATTAGAAAAGTTATACTCATCATATGCCTTATAAACTTTTTCTTTAATTAATTCAAGCTCATTCATTATATATTGATGAATGCCAGTTCTTTTAACTGATTCATCATATTCATAGCCATTTAGGTTTCCTAATAAAAACTTAATTGTGTTACGTATCTTACGATAAATTTCACTGTTTTGATTAATGATTTCATCACTAATATTAACATCATTAGTATATTCAGCATTAGCTACTCAAAGTCTTAAAATATCTGCACCATATTTCTTTATAACCTTAAGTGGGTCAACAACATTGCCCTTAGATTTAGACATCTTTTCGCCTTTTGAATCTAAAACAAAACCATGACTAACTATTTGTTTATATGGACTTTTATGAGTATAGGCTACTGAATTAATCAATGATGAATTGAATCATCCACGATACTGGTCGCTTCCTTCTAGATATAAATCATATGGAGGTTTTAAGTTCTTATCAATTTCAACAGCTAATGATGTAGTTCCTGAATCAAATCAGACATCCATAATGTCCATTTCTTTGCTATAGCCATTATTTCTAAATTCTTCAGGTAATAATTCATCAACCTCTTTTTCTCATCAAATATCAGTCCCGTGCTTTTCAACTAAATCAATTACATAGTCAAAAATTGCTGAATTTATAATTGGCTTACCATCTTTATCATAAAAGATAATAATAGGCACACCTCAGGTTCTTTGCCGGCTGATTGTTCAGTCTTTTCTTTCGCTTATCATATTAATTAAGCGTTTTTTAGCTCATTCAGGATAAGTATTTATACTTTCTAATTCTTTTAGTAATTGCTGCTTAATTTTTTCAATTGAAACAAATCACTGTGGTGTTCCACGAAATAAAATAGGTTTATGTGTTCTTCAGTCGTGAGGGTAAGAGTGTCTAATAGTGCCTTTTGCTAATAAGGCTGATTTGCTGATTAATTCATCAAAAATTTGAGCATTTGCTTTTTCATAAAACATGCCTTTATAATTGCCAGCTTGCTCATTAAGCACACCATCGTCTTCAACATGCATAATCATTTCTAATGAATTAAGTGTTCCTATTTGAAAGTCATCTTCACCAAATAATGGAGCAATGTGAACTAATCCTGAACCGCTTTCCAAACTTACATGGTGTCCAATAACAACTGGGCAAACTAAATTATTTAAAACACTTCTATATTTAATGTTAATTAATTCACTGGCATTAAAGTCAATTGTAACCTTAGCTTCATCAAAGTGGCAGACTTCAATAAATTTATTAGCTAATTCCTTAGCAACAATATAGCCTTGATTGTTGTGTTCAACTCTGCAATATGTAAAGTTTTCACCAATTGCCACAGCAGCATTAGCTAAAAGTGTTCATGGAGTAGTAGTCCAGATTACTAATTTATCGCCATTTTTTACTTTCTGTGAGCCGTTTTTGTCCACAATTTCCAATGCAACATAAATTGAAGGGCTATCAACATCATAATATTCAACTTCTGCCTCTGCTAAAGCAGTTTGACTAGAAGGAGATCAATAAACAGGTTTAAGACCTTTATAGACTAAACCATCTAACACCATTTTCTTGAATAATCTTAATTGGGCAGCTTCAAATTTAGGTTCTTTAGTCTTATAAATGTGTTTAAAATCAGTTAATAATTGCAAACTCTTAAATTGAGAGATTTGATTTTCAATTTGAGCATCTGCATATTCAGAAGCTCTTTTCCTTAACTCAATAGGTGAAATAACTTTGTAATTAATTTTTGCATCAGTAAGCATTTTAAGTTCTATTGGCAATCCATGGGTATCTCATCCTGGAACATATGGAGAATAAAACCCGCGCATTGATTTATAACGAACAATAATGTCTTTTAGAATCTTATTTAATGCATGACCAATGTGAATGCTGCCATTTGCATAAGGTGGACCATCATGAAGTATGAATGGAGTGTTATTTTTATTTTTCTCTAAAACCTTAGCATATAAATTATTTTGCTCCCACTTTTCCCTAAAAAGTGGTTCTTTAACAGTAAGATTTGCCCGCATTTCAAAATTAGTCTTAGGCATATTTAGTGTTTCTTTATAATCTATCTCTGGCATATTGCTCCCTATGAATAATAAGTTTGATAATTATATTAAACTTGCTACATAAACTTATTATAAGTTTATGAATTATATAAAAAATTAATTTTATATAAATTTAAATTATTGCTTGCATATTATATTTTGTTATTTAGTAATGACTAATTTGACTGTTTTATAGGATTGTAAGGTACAATCACAAGGTTTATTAAACTATAAAAAAATAGAGCTCACTTTTAAGTGGGCTCAGTTTAAATTTATTTATTTTGCTTATTTTCTCAGGTCTTAGCTAAGAATGAATCAAATAATGGATTTGATTTAAGTACCTGTGTTGTAAATTCAGGATGATATTGCACACCTAAATAAAATGGATGATTTTTGACTTCACATATTTCAGCAACATTTAAGTCAGGATGAATACCCGAGAAAGTAAATTCATGATCTTCTAATAATGTTCTGTATTTATCTGTTACTTCATATCTGTGTCTATGGCGTTCATAAAACACAGCTTTTCCATAAATTTCTTGTGCAAGTGTGCCATTTTTGGCTTTGATTTTATCCTCACCAAGTCTAAGTGTACCACCAATATTCATTGTATCACCATTTTCATAAAATGGAGTTAGTACAAATTCTTGCTCTCTTGATTGGTCTGCAAATTCTTTGCTAGTTGCATTTGTAATACCTATATTTCTGGCTTGAGCTACTGTCATGGCTTGAAAACCTAGGCAAATTCCTAATGTAGGAATTTTATTACTGCGGGTATATTGTGCTAAATTTACTTTTGCCTCAAAGCCTCTTACTCCAAAGCCTGGTAGAATAACTACACCATCATAGCCATCTAATTCTGAGTTAATATTATCAGAAGTTATTTTTTCCGAATCAACTAATTTATAGGTTAATTCGATATTTTGATGAGCTGAAGCAATCTTAAGTGATGAAATAATTGATAAGTATGCATCTTCTAAGCCAGTGTACTTACCCACCAATAAAAGATTTAGTGGCTTGCATCTTTTTGAAATGTATTTGTTTGCAAATTCTTTTCAAGGGGCATTTGCTTCATAGTCAATAGACTTATCTATTTTAAAATGTTTATAAATAATTTGTAATATGCCACTTGATTCTAAAAATAGTGGAATTTCATAAATATTAGCTTTATCAGGAATATTAATTACATTTTCAGGTTTCACAAAAGCATTTGCACTTACTTTTTGAATAATTGAAGTGTCAATACCTTCTTGTGAGCGTAGTAATAATAAATTTGGGTTGATGCCAAATGATCTTAAAGATGAAATTGAAACTTGGCTAGGTTTAGATTTATATTCATTAGATGCTGAAAGATAAGGCACAAAAGCTAAGTGAGAAAACATAACATTTTCAGGATATAAACTAGCAAATTTTGAAATTGCATAAATATATGGGCTTGATTCTAAGTCTCCCACAGTCCCACCAATTTCAATAAGCATAAAGTCAGGATCTTTTTGCTTAGCTAAGTTTAGAATAATTGAAATAATTTCGTCAATGACATGAGGAACTATTTGCACAGTTTTGCCGTTATAATCTCCCCGGCGTTCTTTTTCTAAAATTCTAGTAAAAATTCTTCCAGTTGTAAAGTTCGACTCTTTAGTTAGCTTTATACCAATAAATCTTTCATAGTGTCCTATGTCTAAATCAGTTTCACCACCATCACTAGTTACATAAACCTCACCATGCTCTAATGGATTCATAACACCTGGATCAATATTTAAATATGGATCTAATTTAAGCACAAAAATGTTAAAGC
Proteins encoded in this window:
- a CDS encoding P68 family surface lipoprotein produces the protein MKAKKLLWGIAPLMALAPIVAAKCGDGNETKSIVFQIGHRKSWPLSGGLAPFAEYYNKTFKGQKDFMPVKMSYADDHNTTSEFVLARRAKDNIESGNFKDVPNIILGAQSGAYVINQYNRLMDLSDVGIKKDIFNQSIADLHSILSGQADKSRVYNIPFDNADTDALAFNLDALYFMLKMIEDGKGEVDWTADIPKRAKEAAQPGKGNDLPEKSIWRALKLKEGEPFKGFKVDEKTFKSMEKIRELAVKFHDGTTLDQSKVDADTITGEVLSIDYNAQAFLKEFKSRIGKTENDVIWKLVLTGDQKKPTRVEYNLPNNPEYVKIFKELWDTYTTKSIKRHVKKVNENSKVFSSIKYMEHGIQEWGSWNIREFKSAISILASVGTNQRMLSSVSRKLFSKLKDGTLVKDFEKNNAKFEDVYLLPQLTLMSEGKDQIFAEGGSSILAVDTSKERDTNTPENRATKKFLSWLYTGKNTHTGTEEENWKTFAKLSGYIMPLKDVISDANEKWMKDEIERLLKEVREIEKKPNATETEKEVANKKFFTLNNLRSALVSLQSILNLEKNKDKVLVKASVTDDATSQIAGAIDGALYRSTIHDGHEIADADKLVEGFKQSVQNTPK
- a CDS encoding signal peptidase II, which gives rise to MRNKKENKETFIQRIKTFYSSWKVYIKTNYTSILIKYAIFIVTFVILLVIDQVTKNVYFYPVPDPSASSGFRGDPTVVFDYGIIGFRSVAHHGVTIFSRFGQLSNATFNFIHFTSILLFVFLLTIPLFVKTNLMIVLCAAVAAGDIGNFIDRMRFNNTVKDIIFSPFIEKWSNRELGTFNFADTYIIGAAIFMAIAVLVKTFLLPNKEDLYEENMINELLVDPVVLEQANSANKAN
- the ileS gene encoding isoleucine--tRNA ligase yields the protein MPEIDYKETLNMPKTNFEMRANLTVKEPLFREKWEQNNLYAKVLEKNKNNTPFILHDGPPYANGSIHIGHALNKILKDIIVRYKSMRGFYSPYVPGWDTHGLPIELKMLTDAKINYKVISPIELRKRASEYADAQIENQISQFKSLQLLTDFKHIYKTKEPKFEAAQLRLFKKMVLDGLVYKGLKPVYWSPSSQTALAEAEVEYYDVDSPSIYVALEIVDKNGSQKVKNGDKLVIWTTTPWTLLANAAVAIGENFTYCRVEHNNQGYIVAKELANKFIEVCHFDEAKVTIDFNASELINIKYRSVLNNLVCPVVIGHHVSLESGSGLVHIAPLFGEDDFQIGTLNSLEMIMHVEDDGVLNEQAGNYKGMFYEKANAQIFDELISKSALLAKGTIRHSYPHDWRTHKPILFRGTPQWFVSIEKIKQQLLKELESINTYPEWAKKRLINMISERKDWTISRQRTWGVPIIIFYDKDGKPIINSAIFDYVIDLVEKHGTDIWWEKEVDELLPEEFRNNGYSKEMDIMDVWFDSGTTSLAVEIDKNLKPPYDLYLEGSDQYRGWFNSSLINSVAYTHKSPYKQIVSHGFVLDSKGEKMSKSKGNVVDPLKVIKKYGADILRLWVANAEYTNDVNISDEIINQNSEIYRKIRNTIKFLLGNLNGYEYDESVKRTGIHQYIMNELELIKEKVYKAYDEYNFSNVIKTINKYVVELSSFYLNITKDILYVHEFNSNERMMTLANFYDITNFLIKAIAPIIPTTAEDAYMHFNKINKLESIHLESFDVVKKYDANVLKEWDEFFVLKDEVNLLLENAIKNGLIKRTNEAKVTIKNPSELIKGYDLKQLLMVGVIEFGNVSKVESFNSVKCNRCWNHFAPAQIKDNLCPLCYKIVQKINGK
- a CDS encoding CTP synthase, with the translated sequence MKTKFIFTTGGVLSGLGKGVTAASVGNLLKAQGFNIFVLKLDPYLNIDPGVMNPLEHGEVYVTSDGGETDLDIGHYERFIGIKLTKESNFTTGRIFTRILEKERRGDYNGKTVQIVPHVIDEIISIILNLAKQKDPDFMLIEIGGTVGDLESSPYIYAISKFASLYPENVMFSHLAFVPYLSASNEYKSKPSQVSISSLRSFGINPNLLLLRSQEGIDTSIIQKVSANAFVKPENVINIPDKANIYEIPLFLESSGILQIIYKHFKIDKSIDYEANAPWKEFANKYISKRCKPLNLLLVGKYTGLEDAYLSIISSLKIASAHQNIELTYKLVDSEKITSDNINSELDGYDGVVILPGFGVRGFEAKVNLAQYTRSNKIPTLGICLGFQAMTVAQARNIGITNATSKEFADQSREQEFVLTPFYENGDTMNIGGTLRLGEDKIKAKNGTLAQEIYGKAVFYERHRHRYEVTDKYRTLLEDHEFTFSGIHPDLNVAEICEVKNHPFYLGVQYHPEFTTQVLKSNPLFDSFLAKTWENKQNK